From a single Stomoxys calcitrans chromosome 4, idStoCalc2.1, whole genome shotgun sequence genomic region:
- the LOC106081593 gene encoding mediator of RNA polymerase II transcription subunit 20: MGVTVLQPYQIPEGKTGAQAIDFLTKRLLALGAVHTGQFLVDCETYISVSPHGPTKSVHALHNSEYPVTTFSILDTGTGKQIPLVADNLFDMLMLKMINVSTHKKQTKIESKGARFEYGDFLIKLGSVTMSENFKGILIEIEYRPCVVLFYCWEMIREVLQSFLGVTVPKEYPSYFTPQQVVNAMGQQQLHAKQNDIYEPIDTINQYLEHFTNYRKQNMPQVSQSSSTMSMNTGMRVP; the protein is encoded by the coding sequence ATGGGAGTTACCGTGCTACAACCATATCAAATACCGGAAGGAAAAACTGGAGCTCAAGCCATTGATTTCTTGACAAAGCGTCTGCTCGCTTTGGGAGCTGTGCACACCGGTCAATTTCTGGTGGATTGTGAAACCTATATATCTGTTTCACCCCATGGCCCAACCAAATCGGTGCATGCTCTTCATAATTCCGAATATCCTGTCACCACATTTTCCATATTGGACACTGGCACTGGTAAACAAATTCCCCTTGTTGCAGATAATTTGTTTGACATGCTGATGCTGAAAATGATCAATGTTTCTACGCACAAAAAGCAAACCAAAATTGAATCAAAAGGAGCCAGGTTTGAATATGGAGATTTCCTAATTAAACTTGGTTCGGTTACAATGTCGGAAAATTTCAAAGGTATTCTCATCGAAATTGAATATAGACCCTGTGTTGTACTCTTCTATTGTTGGGAAATGATAAGAGAAGTGTTGCAAAGTTTCCTTGGAGTTACAGTGCCCAAGGAGTACCCTTCATATTTTACACCGCAACAAGTAGTTAATGCCATGGGACAGCAGCAGTTGCATGCAAAACAGAATGACATATATGAACCCATTGATACGATAAATCAATATTTGGAACATTTTACCAATTACCGCAAACAAAATATGCCCCAGGTTTCTCAATCGTCGTCGACTATGTCAATGAACACTGGAATGAGAGTGCCGTAA